In Colletotrichum destructivum chromosome 8, complete sequence, the following proteins share a genomic window:
- a CDS encoding Putative SH3 domain-containing protein: MTTLLSQSSSPTTSPPTAASPSANPNHPSLPPLITSPHSRRSTAPRPMSHASKNRLSQYSTGSAPSRSRPPSHIFPMFPSTLSYTLVRDFAYPMMHPMHYGPPPEPSHPASGLSTPASESRRLSDPPATWETKMSWDNGSWGTEGFGKAHDLPPMEFRDGPPWSEDEDLASPVVSSRHRKHKSSAAAFGGTGRARNSRDAGNDLLNTAHYERERGFYVGTSGDGSERYYLNQGGEANGPGGEYVTYPPDDARHSSHAYQLGSLPPRQYVEHEAYSDASSSASSPGFRPDDQSRYSRDYQFTITSPDEEMHGKAVALFDFERENENELPLVEGQIIWVSYRHGQGWLVAEDPKTQESGLVPEEYVRLLRDIEGGMNSLTGNLGEGSTSPNDVGTPTQAEHQPHGHTPTGSQSSSNGYHQPVVSTFSTSSKDLDPYPTQQLGIQAGQPPPQVVHYHGQRGGSQANTPTLASHHEVGMMRRGSQDTTAKKTDSQISPLTEAITEGSLVDRSSTPKAQTPGEKPADADADAMDMGR; this comes from the coding sequence ATGACCACGCTCTTATCACAAAgctcctcgcccacgacatcccCACCCACTGCAGCTTCTCCCTCCGCCAACCCGAATCACCCCTCACTACCGCCACTAATAACATCACCTCATAGCCGACGATCGACAGCACCGAGACCAATGTCGCACGCTTCAAAGAACCGCTTGTCGCAGTACTCGACGGGCTCTGCCCCTTCGCGTTCGCGACCGCCTTCTCACATATTCCCAATGTTTCCCTCGACTCTTTCCTACACCCTTGTGCGCGATTTCGCATATCCCATGATGCACCCTATGCACTATGGCCCCCCTCCTGAGCCGTCGCATCCCGCATCCGGTCTCAGTACGCCCGCCAGCGAGTCGCGCCGCCTCTCTGATCCTCCCGCCACCTGGGAAACCAAAATGAGTTGGGACAATGGATCCTGGGGCACCGAAGGCTTCGGCAAGGCCCACGATCTACCACCCATGGAATTTCGGGATGGTCCACCTTGgagcgaggacgaagacTTGGCGAGCCCTGTCGTTAGCTCTCGGCACCGAAAGCACAAGTCCTCTGCGGCAGCTTTTGGCGGAACTGGACGAGCGAGAAACTCCCGCGATGCGGGCAACGACCTGCTGAACACGGCGCACTACGAGCGAGAGCGCGGCTTCTATGTCGGGACCAGCGGCGATGGCAGCGAGCGCTACTATCTGAACCAGGGAGGTGAAGCGAACGGACCGGGCGGGGAATATGTCACCTACCCGCCCGACGACGCGAGGCATTCCAGCCATGCATACCAGTTGGGCagccttcctcctcgacagTATGTGGAACATGAGGCGTACTCGGACGCCTCGAGCTCcgcatcgtcgccggggtTTCGCCCCGACGACCAATCGAGGTACTCGCGAGACTACCAGTTTACCATTACGTCGCCCGACGAGGAAATGCACGGCAAGGCCGTTGCTCTTTTTGACTTTGAGAGGGAAAACGAGAACGAATTGCCGTTGGTGGAGGGCCAGATCATATGGGTCTCGTAtcgacatggccaaggcTGGCTTGTGGCCGAAGACCCTAAGACGCAGGAAAGCGGACTGGTCCCCGAAGAATACGTTCGCCTGCTCCGCGATATCGAGGGTGGAATGAACAGCCTCACCGGGAACCTGGGCGAGGGATCTACGTCTCCCAACGACGTTGGAACGCCGACCCAGGCGGAACATCAACCCCACGGCCACACTCCAACGGGCAGCCAGTCTTCATCCAACGGTTACCACCAGCCTGTTGTATCGACGTTTTCTACTTCCAGCAAAGACCTGGACCCATACCCGACGCAGCAATTGGGCATTCAGGCCGGACAGCCCCCGCCCCAAGTCGTCCATTATCATGGCCAGAGAGGCGGTAGCCAGGCCAACACACCTACTCTGGCGTCGCATCACGAGGTCGGCATGATGCGTCGAGGTAGCCAGGACACGACAGCGAAAAAGACAGACTCCCAGATCAGCCCCTTGACGGAGGCAATTACAGAGGGCAGCTTGGTGGACCGGTCAAGCACGCCCAAGGCGCAGACTCCCGGCGAGAAGCCCGCAGACgctgacgccgacgccatggACATGGGCCGGTGA
- a CDS encoding Putative RNA polymerase II subunit A — MDVANGTGTEQAMSTAAANSTTPSNGSESGAGDFKLKFCTVCASNQNRSMVSHLRLANANYPVISFGTGSLVRLPGPSITQPNVYHFNKTSYDSIFKELESKDPRLYRANGVLNMVDRNRHVKWGPERWQDWQVGMPRLTHTDDRGSAGVEGGVVDIVITCEERCWDAVIDDLMNRGAPLNRPVHVINVDIKDNHEEASVGGRAILDLANSLNAAAVEEREAVGAAAFDSGSASSRASFDERVPDILAAWQDRWPHLPAVWTLAWF; from the exons ATGGATGTCGCGAACGGTACTGGCACCGAGCAGGCGATGtctacggcggcggctaaCTCGACGACGCCCAGTAATGGCAGCGAGTCGGGGGCCGGAGACTTCAAGCTTAAGTTCTGCACAGTCTGTGCCAGTAATCAGAATAG ATCAATGGTCTCTCATCTTCGCCTTGCGAATGCAAACTACCCCGTCATTTCCTTCGGCACCGGCTCCCTTGTCCGCCTGCCCGGACCCTCCATCACCCAACCTAACGTCTACCACTTCAACAAGACGTCCTACGACTCCATATTCAAGGAGCTTGAGTCCAAAGACCCGCGTCTCTACCGCGCCAATGGCGTCCTGAACATGGTCGACCGCAACCGCCATGTGAAATGGGGTCCCGAGCGCTGGCAGGATTGGCAGGTCGGCATGCCGCGCCTTACCCACACAGATGAccgcggcagcgccggcgtTGAGGGTGGCGTCGTTGACATCGTCATCACCTGCGAGGAGCGCTGTTGGGATGCtgtcatcgacgacctcatGAATCGCGGCGCGCCCTTGAACCGCCCGGTCCACGTCATCAACGTTGACATCAAGGACAATCATGAAGAGGCCAGCGTCGGAgggcgcgccatcctcgacctcgcgaACTCCCTGaacgccgctgccgtcgaggagcgcgaggctgtcggcgccgcggcgtttGATAGTGGGAGCGCGTCCAGTCGTGCAAGCTTCGACGAGAGAGTCCCGGACATCTTGGCCGCATGGCAGGATAGATGGCCACATCTGCCGGCTGTATGGACATTGGCCTGGTTTTGA
- a CDS encoding Putative SHD domain, protein Spa2/Sph1, translating into MNGRNAPLSPVSLGGSEWSVGKYPNNTDDPYANNRGNIVSPPNSGGSNGAMNGAFPPGPRSAGGPSPPPSVGRSSNGTNLYARSESGRSIREEQAEGILGEHYVALKNYLNGGQGGKPTPANKARDKLLRLSSVQFLELSTDVFDELLRRQSLNRRPSAPGAPSPPPYLLPESNFHPKRNQARQKLSSLGPPRFRDLATDVFCELERRFPRFAAGDIPRVGSPVSVRSQATINGNGYPPRSQSRMRRPSDASSMRGGPQQPDPYGVPPSPGMPPNGDYNRPMQKQFQSNTIVPNKSTMVEEDDDGSPNEDDGEAFALERTATNRSKRSEVTERSAAASEADKKLLDEYQTQVRELREKLDAMEDAMKKKDDELNSVLDGERSRSTAANMEKKEFTDLRLDLENKVAEAQDLNASLKQELDRMRDEHANEARQLREQVDELRQSSVAAVTVNSGNADSELQMENQRLRLSLQEQQQVTEDARREAREFLREMKILSQQGGSTWQKQEELEKTIEQLEAEVREWRNRYARTKTQLRNMRASSLGLTVEQDAAKYVREKGFTQQDGAVKDIHVTKFQIAIDELLQRARAEDPDTVIDAMKQVVVSVRRITKDVDTAAAGNEELLQQRSKLKGKISSTANHLITTSKNFASSAGITPVSLLDAAATHLVAAIVDILRVAKIRSTPAEELEDDDDGTVTPVDSTGFFSPRTASRQESITQESLPTPAPFRGLGSGGRTSMDSSAYSPVNSPRQSADAYNQSQGPNGMNGVVFGMMNQNAPANGYNNSMRQQGNQAEDLKIYLEDQTAILVQNIQNLVGSIRSDASINQITSEIGGIVQVVDKVISETEASGNGGMIARLVACRDRLLEASERGMDIDRGQDVGASGRNDREWRMWTQTLPPIAFEIARETKELVQRVDRLVGNGDDDFS; encoded by the exons ATGAATGGTCGCAATGCGCCTCTGTCACCTGTTTCTCTAGGCGGAAGCGAGTGGTCCGTTGGAAAATACCCAAACAACACCGACGATCCGTACGCAAACAACCGCGGCAACATCGTCTCACCCCCCAATTCTGGAGGTTCGAACGGGGCCATGAATGGTGCCTTCCCTCCCGGCCCTCGGAGCGCCGGCGGCCCttcgccaccgccgtccgTCGGCCGATCCAGCAATGGCACAAATCTGTATGCGAGGAGTGAGAGCGGGAGGAGCATCCGCGAGGAGCAAGCGGAAGGAATACTCGGCGAACATTACGTCGCCCTCAAGAACTATTTGAATGGCGGACAGGGGGGAAAGCCGACGCCTGCCAACAAGGCGCGTGACAAGCTGCTGCGCTTGTCGTCTGTTCAGTTTCTCGAGCTGAGTACCGATGTCTTCGACGAGCTGTTGCGGAGGCAGTCCCTCAATCGCCGACCTTCGGCCCCTGGCGCCCCAAGTCCTCCTCCTTACCTGCTGCCCGAGTCCAATTTCCATCCAAAACGCAACCAGGCGAGGCAAAAGCTGTCCTCTCTTGGTCCGCCACGCTTCCGTGATCTCGCGACCGACGTATTCTGCGAGTTGGAGAGGAGGTTTCCCCGCTTTGCTGCTGGAGATATCCCCAGAGTGGGTAGCCCCGTATCCGTCCGCTCACAGGCGACGATCAATGGAAATGGCTATCCGCCCAGGAGCCAAAGTCGGATGAGGCGCCCGTCCGACGCAAGTTCCATGAGGGGAGGACCACAGCAGCCGGATCCCTACGGCGTGCCGCCTTCGCCAGGCATGCCGCCTAATGGCGACTACAACCGTCCGATGCAGAAGCAGTTCCAGAGCAATACCATTGTGCCGAACAAGAGCACAATGGtggaagaggatgacgatggcagccccaacgaagacgacggtgagGCCTTTGCTCTCGAACGGACTGCCACAAACCGCAGCAAGAGGAGTGAAGTCACAGAGCGGAGCGCCGCAGCATCAGAG GCCGATAAGAAGCTACTGGACGAGTACCAGACGCAGGTTCGCGAACTGCGGGAGAAGCTGGACGCCATGGAGGACgcaatgaagaagaaggacgacgaACTGAACAGCGTTCTTGACGGTGAGAGATCACGTTCAACGGCCGCCAacatggagaagaaggaattTACGGATCTCCGACTTGATCTAGAGAACAAAGTCGCCGAGGCTCAGGACTTGAACGCGTCCCTCAAGCAAGAGTTGGATCGCATGAGGGACGAGCACGCAAACGAAGCCAGACAACTAAGAGAGCAAGTGGATGAATTACGGCAGTCCAGCGTCGCCGCTGTTACGGTCAATTCCGGCAACGCCGACAGCGAGCTGCAAATGGAAAATCAGCGACTTCGCCTGTCCCTACAAGAACAACAGCAGGTTACGGAAGATGCTCGGCGCGAAGCTCGCGAGTTCCTCCGGGAGATGAAGATACTTTCACAACAGGGTGGCTCGACTTGGCAAAAGCAGGAAGAGCTCGAGAAGACGATCGAACAGCTCGAAGCAGAGGTTCGCGAATGGCGGAATCGATACGCGCGGACCAAGACCCAGCTTCGCAACATGCGAGCCTCCTCGCTCGGATTGACGGTTGAGCAGGACGCGGCCAAATATGTCCGCGAAAAAGGGTTCACCCAGCAAGACGGCGCGGTTAAGGACATCCACGTCACTAAATTCCAGatcgccatcgacgagctgctccaGCGCGCCCGAGCCGAAGATCCTGATACGGTCATTGATGCTATGAAGCAGGTTGTTGTTAGCGTCCGCCGGATTACTAAGGATGTCGACACCGCAGCCGCTGGCAACGAGGAGCTCCTCCAACAGCGTTCGAAACTCAAGGGCAAGATTTCCTCCACCGCCAACCACCTTATCACAACATCCAAAAACTTTGCGTCGTCGGCCGGCATCACGCCAGTATCCCTactcgatgccgccgccacgcaCCTTGTTGCGGCTatcgtcgacatcctccGGGTTGCGAAGATTCGGTCCACTCCCGCCGAGGAActcgaggatgatgacgacggcacAGTCACGCCCGTAGACTCGACCGGGTTCTTCTCTCCTCGGACTGCTTCGAGGCAAGAGTCGATAACCCAAGAATCCTTGCCCACACCAGCACCATTCCGGGGCCTCGGTAGTGGTGGCAGGACCAGCATGGACTCGTCAGCTTACAGCCCTGTGAACTCCCCTCGCCAGTCTGCAGACGCATACAACCAGTCCCAAGGGCCCAACGGAATGAACGGGGTGGTTTTTGGAATGATGAATCAGAACGCACCGGCAAACGGATACAACAACAGTATGCGCCAACAGGGTAACCAAGCTGAAGACCTCAAGATTTACCTCGAAGATCAGACTGCCATTTTGGTCCAAAACATTCAGAACTTGGTTGGCTCCATCCGAAGCGATGCATCAATCAATCAAATCACGTCCGAGATTGGCGGCATCGTCCAGGTTGTCGACAAAGTTATCTCGGAGACCGAGGCGTCTGGAAACGGCGGCATGATCGCCCGTCTGGTCGCATGTCGTGATAGACTCTTGGAGGCCAGCGAGCGCGGCATGGATATTGACCGTGGACAAGACGTCGGCGCCAGCGGACGGAACGACCGCGAGTGGAGGATGTGGACGCAGACTCTGCCGCCCATCGCTTTTGAAATCGCGAGGGAAACAAAGGAGCTGGTTCAACGAGTTGACCGATTGGTCGGCAATGGAGACGATGACTTCTCATGA
- a CDS encoding Putative CENP-V/GFA domain, Mss4-like superfamily protein, which produces MDARCQCGAVAFKTPLPKPLRLYICHCEECKRQTGSAFGTSAIFPKFQLPKADLLGVYARPTASGATLYCYFCRNCGTRLIHTTPDKNVISVKGGCIDGLDWKSAVHIWTKNAMVPIPEGAESHPEEAEYTDYGPTQEALDQPTGLRGSGGTPPPVGLDGRCELSGKAIAG; this is translated from the exons ATGGACGCCCGATGCCAGTGCGGGGCTGTGGCCTTCaagacgccgctgccgaagCCGCTGCGCCTATACATCTGCCACTGCGAGGAGTGCAAGCGCCAGACGGGCTCTGCGTTCGGAACGTCGGCCATCTTTCCCAAGTTTCAACTGCCCAAGGCCGACCTGCTGGGTGTCTACGC GAGGCCGACTGCTTCAGGGGCAACGCTATACTG TTACTTCTGCCGAAACTGCGGGACACGCTTAATCCACACCACACCG GACAAGAACGTCATCTCCGTCAAGGGCGGCTgcatcgacggcctcgactgGAAGTCGGCCGTCCACATCTGGACCAAGAACGCCATGGTCCCCAtccccgagggcgccgagtcgcaccccgaggaggccgagtACACGGACTACGGGCCAACACAGGAGGCCCTGGATCAGCCGACGGGCCTGCGCGGGAGCGGCGGCACTCCGCCGCctgtcggcctcgacgggcgtTGTGAGCTAAGCGGGAAGGCCATCGCTGGCTGA
- a CDS encoding Putative 3-oxo-5-alpha-steroid 4-dehydrogenase, probable O-methyltransferase UstE — translation MATAHVLDDYYLAITAIITVAYQLFFFSIAFSFKFDKLTGMHKTNNGPDFAGGTNFVVLAIITLSLSGHAHARQVVASVFIMLWGARLSAFLLFRILKTGKDDRFDDKRDKFFPFLGFWVFQMIWVWTVSLPVTILNSPNVTRYPQHAFGTGRDVVGVLFFIVGFVMESVSDAQKYRFRRDNPSREAICDKGFFKVSRHPNYFGEIIIQFGKLLAPPHLGPPNLFPRRFTNNALPGIYMIAVSSAADGYVGGQAFKALYATILGPFFLTLLLMFVSGLTLQERPGAKKRYENGQNWEGYRRYLERTSILIPFPPQLYSRVPTLLKRTAFLEFPMYVFDPAKHSDAGARAEEGHQHESVATPAKGIGRPSGDESLVGQHS, via the exons ATGGCGACGGCTCACGTTCTTGATGACTACTATCTAGCCATCACGGCGATTATCACAGTGGCGTATCAActgttcttcttttccatAGCCTTCAGCTTCAAGTTCGACAAGCTCACCG GAATGCACAAGACTAACAACGGCCCAGATTTCGCCGGCGGCACAAACTTTGTggtcctcgccatcatcaccctCTCCCTCAGCGGCCATGCCCATGCGCGCCAGGTTGTCGCCTCCGTCTTCATCATGCTCTGGGGCGCCCGCCTCTCGGCCTTCCTCCTTTTCCGCATCCTCAAGACGGGCAAGGACGACCGCTTCGACGACAAGCGCGATAAGTTCTTCCCCTTTCTCGGCTTCTGGGTCTTCCAGATGATCTGGGTCTGGACCGTCTCGCTGCCTGTCACCATCCTCAACTCGCCCAACGTCACGCGCTACCCGCAGCACGCGTTCGGCACCGGTCgtgacgtcgtcggcgtcctcttcttcatcgtcggcttTGTCATGGAGTCCGTCAGCGACGCCCAGAAGTACCGCTTCCGCAGGGACAACCCGAGCCGTGAGGCTATCTGCGACAAGGGCTTCTTTAAGGTCTCGAGGCACCCCAACTACTTTGGCGAGATCATTATTCAGTTCGGTAAGCTTcttgcccccccccaccttgGACCCCCAAATCTTTTTCCTAGACGCTTCACTAACAACGCACTGCCAGGCATCTACATGatcgccgtctcctccgccgcggATGGCTACGTCGGCGGGCAGGCCTTCAAGGCCCTCTACGCCACCATCCTTGGCCCCTTCTTTCTGACACTGCTGCTCATGTTCGTCTCGGGCCTGACCCTGCAGGAGCGGCCCGGCGCCAAGAAGCGATATGAGAACGGCCAGAACTGGGAGGGCTACCGCCGCTACCTTGAGCGCACCAGCATCCTGATCCCCTTCCCGCCGCAGCTGTACTCTCGTGTGCCGACGCTCCTAAAGCGCACCGCCTTCCTCGAATTCCCCATGTACGTCTTCGACCCGGCGAAGCACTCCGACGCCGGTGCGCGCGCCGAAGAGGGCCACCAACACGAATCCGTTGCCACGCCGGCAAAAGGGATTGGGAGACCGAGCGGCGATGAGTCGCTTGTTGGGCAGCACTCGTGA